The following proteins come from a genomic window of Corallococcus sp. NCRR:
- a CDS encoding diacylglycerol/lipid kinase family protein, which produces MKTFLVVNPRSANGQTGKRWVEISAQVGKVLGDFGYGFTSGGMDAARLAQQAIDDGYECIVAVGGDGTLNEVTNGFFRDGQVINPRATLGLLPRGTGGDFRRTFGWDLELTSALERLRTEATEPFDVGRLEFTDNDGKPATRFFANIASFGVSAVVAREVNQGSKALGGNLSFMWGTVKGLIKYQEQQVRLTVDGGEPETVSVTAVAVANGRYFGSGMFVAPEAVTHDGLFDVTIWSNYGLSDFVLKSKGVYNGDHVTWKGTRRLRCRTIHAEPLTGDVFLDVDGETPGRLPCTMTLLPGAIRLKV; this is translated from the coding sequence ATGAAGACGTTCCTCGTGGTCAACCCGCGCAGCGCCAACGGGCAGACGGGGAAGCGATGGGTGGAGATCTCCGCGCAGGTGGGCAAGGTGCTCGGTGACTTCGGGTACGGCTTCACCAGCGGCGGCATGGATGCGGCGCGTCTGGCGCAGCAGGCCATCGACGACGGCTATGAGTGCATCGTCGCGGTGGGCGGCGACGGCACCCTCAACGAGGTCACCAACGGCTTCTTCCGCGACGGACAGGTCATCAACCCCCGGGCCACGCTGGGCCTGTTGCCCCGAGGCACGGGCGGCGACTTCCGCCGCACCTTCGGCTGGGACCTGGAGCTGACGTCCGCGCTGGAGCGCCTGCGCACGGAGGCGACGGAGCCCTTCGACGTGGGGCGGCTGGAGTTCACGGACAACGACGGCAAGCCCGCCACGCGCTTCTTCGCCAACATCGCCTCGTTCGGCGTGAGCGCGGTGGTGGCCCGCGAGGTGAACCAGGGCAGCAAGGCGCTGGGCGGCAACCTGAGCTTCATGTGGGGCACCGTGAAGGGCCTCATCAAGTACCAGGAGCAGCAGGTGCGCCTCACGGTGGACGGCGGCGAGCCGGAGACGGTGAGCGTCACCGCGGTGGCCGTGGCCAATGGCCGCTACTTCGGCAGCGGCATGTTCGTGGCGCCGGAGGCGGTGACGCACGACGGCCTCTTCGACGTCACCATCTGGTCCAACTACGGCCTGTCCGACTTCGTCCTCAAGTCCAAGGGCGTCTACAACGGCGATCACGTCACGTGGAAGGGCACGCGGCGGCTGCGCTGCCGCACGATCCACGCGGAGCCGCTGACGGGCGACGTGTTCCTGGACGTGGACGGCGAGACGCCGGGCCGGCTGCCCTGCACCATGACGCTGCTCCCGGGCGCCATCCGCCTCAAGGTGTAG
- a CDS encoding AarF/UbiB family protein has product MRTGLKRWWDLGQVARASTRLKRVSRPQDTERARHELAQRLLGLRGLPQKVGQVLTLAELGADTPGFGSLAEAPSPLAPEAALTEVSRRLGRPWREVFQSLDGAGISASLGQVHRGVLHDGRAVAVKLRHPGIAEALRDDLRALGWLAAPLGGWRGRLDLSAYRHELAHMLQGELDYHHEAQALWDANTRMADVPGVVVPVPVDAHTREDLLVMTWVEGASLAEGWRWSEADRRALSTTLVRLFLHGCFTWGALHADPHPGNYRVSRGPDGKPVLGVLDFGCVKPLPPELAVGLGRLISLLKCPGTPPSPEQLLSAWVMLGFAPELLEPMAEALPAVSRVLLEPFLLDRPFHARSWRLGERLTEALGPHRWNFRAAGPASLLFVLRAFHGLVRHLDVLDAPIAWGPLLDEARAPSLPPPPSSSETRAEGTARYLKVQVTEAGRTRVALTFRADVTAHLEDLLPEDLPGKLAARGVDPAAIGIAAVAAGLRPSELFHLDEGPRRVRVWLE; this is encoded by the coding sequence ATGCGAACCGGATTGAAACGCTGGTGGGATCTGGGCCAGGTGGCCCGTGCCTCCACGCGCCTGAAGCGGGTGTCCCGGCCCCAGGACACGGAGCGCGCGCGGCACGAGCTGGCCCAGCGGTTGTTGGGCCTGCGCGGGCTGCCCCAGAAGGTGGGCCAGGTGCTCACGCTCGCGGAGCTGGGCGCGGATACGCCGGGGTTCGGTTCGCTCGCGGAGGCGCCCTCCCCGCTCGCTCCGGAGGCCGCGCTGACGGAGGTGTCGCGCCGGTTGGGCCGTCCGTGGCGGGAGGTGTTCCAGTCGCTGGACGGCGCGGGCATCTCCGCGTCGCTGGGCCAGGTGCACCGGGGCGTGCTGCATGACGGGCGCGCCGTGGCCGTGAAGCTGCGGCACCCGGGCATCGCGGAGGCCCTGCGGGATGATCTGCGCGCGCTGGGGTGGCTGGCCGCGCCGCTGGGGGGCTGGCGCGGGAGGCTGGACCTGTCCGCGTACCGCCATGAGCTGGCCCACATGCTCCAGGGCGAGCTGGACTACCACCACGAGGCCCAGGCCCTGTGGGACGCGAACACGCGCATGGCGGACGTGCCGGGCGTCGTCGTCCCCGTGCCCGTGGACGCGCACACGCGGGAAGACCTGCTGGTGATGACCTGGGTGGAGGGCGCGTCGCTCGCGGAGGGCTGGCGCTGGAGCGAAGCGGACCGCCGCGCGCTGTCCACGACGCTGGTGCGGCTGTTCCTCCACGGGTGCTTCACCTGGGGCGCGCTCCACGCGGATCCGCACCCGGGCAACTACCGCGTGTCGCGGGGACCAGACGGCAAGCCCGTGCTGGGCGTGCTCGACTTCGGCTGCGTGAAGCCACTGCCGCCGGAGCTGGCCGTGGGGCTGGGGCGGTTGATTTCGCTCCTCAAGTGCCCGGGCACGCCACCGAGCCCGGAGCAGCTCCTGTCCGCGTGGGTGATGCTGGGCTTCGCGCCGGAGCTCCTGGAGCCCATGGCGGAGGCGCTGCCCGCGGTCAGCCGCGTGCTGCTGGAGCCCTTCCTGCTGGACCGTCCCTTCCACGCGAGAAGCTGGCGGCTGGGCGAGCGGCTGACGGAAGCATTGGGGCCGCACCGCTGGAACTTCCGCGCGGCGGGGCCCGCGTCGCTCCTGTTCGTCCTGCGCGCGTTCCACGGGCTGGTGCGCCACCTGGACGTGCTGGATGCGCCCATCGCCTGGGGACCACTCCTGGACGAGGCCCGCGCCCCGTCACTGCCGCCTCCGCCGTCATCATCGGAAACGCGGGCGGAGGGCACCGCACGCTACCTGAAGGTCCAGGTGACGGAAGCCGGGCGCACGCGCGTCGCGCTGACCTTCCGCGCGGACGTGACGGCGCACCTGGAGGACCTGCTGCCGGAGGACCTGCCCGGAAAGCTGGCGGCTCGGGGCGTGGATCCAGCGGCCATTGGGATCGCGGCGGTCGCGGCGGGGCTGCGGCCATCGGAGCTGTTCCACCTGGATGAGGGCCCCCGGCGTGTCCGGGTCTGGCTCGAATGA
- a CDS encoding Hsp20/alpha crystallin family protein, which produces MATDNRNPGAQGEPSSPAVKKAQADAQGITSQGQEPRTGAGIARAPAIGREIAPLSPFGLLRRMLEDMDQLVTGKGGRGLTARSSGVLDEGLWSPQVDVLERNGNLIVKADLPGMKQEDILVELQPDLLIIEGERSFEREEEEEAEGVWSLERSTGLFRRAIPLPEGIDTESVQANFENGVLEVSLKLPEALPQGKRIEVKGGSGEHARRMTRGKPIH; this is translated from the coding sequence ATGGCAACCGACAACAGGAACCCAGGCGCGCAGGGGGAGCCCTCCTCGCCCGCGGTGAAGAAAGCCCAGGCCGACGCGCAGGGCATCACCTCGCAGGGACAGGAGCCCAGGACGGGCGCTGGCATCGCCCGCGCACCCGCCATTGGCCGGGAGATCGCGCCGCTGAGCCCGTTCGGACTGTTGCGCCGGATGCTGGAGGACATGGACCAGCTCGTCACCGGCAAGGGAGGCCGGGGCCTCACCGCCCGGAGCAGCGGCGTGCTGGACGAGGGGCTCTGGTCGCCGCAGGTGGACGTGCTGGAGCGGAACGGAAACCTCATCGTGAAGGCCGACCTGCCGGGAATGAAGCAGGAGGACATCCTCGTCGAGTTGCAGCCGGACCTGCTCATCATCGAAGGCGAACGTTCCTTCGAACGGGAAGAGGAAGAGGAGGCCGAAGGCGTCTGGAGCCTGGAGCGCAGCACCGGGCTGTTCCGCCGCGCCATTCCGCTTCCGGAAGGCATCGACACGGAGTCGGTCCAGGCGAACTTCGAGAACGGTGTCCTGGAGGTCTCCCTGAAGCTCCCGGAGGCGCTGCCCCAGGGCAAGCGCATCGAGGTGAAGGGAGGCTCCGGCGAGCATGCCCGCCGGATGACGCGCGGGAAGCCCATCCACTGA
- a CDS encoding CheR family methyltransferase, translated as MSLLPDDFAYLRQRVLRRSGLVLEPDTSALVETRLTPLMREERLPDLSALVARLRSQPEGSPLHQRLAEALANHETAFFRDAPVFEALRTTVLPGLLARRARTRTLRIWCAACAYGQEPYSIAMTLAEAGLLITGWTVRILATDFSTRAIVRACEARYDAKEIHRGLTPELRQRYFRQERDGWRLNEHVRRPVEFRPLNLMDDFPLEAPVDLVFLRNVMIYWDVPTRRAVLARVRRMLHADSYLVLGAAEASPLMEDGFTRHLMGQTSWYRPTPASQGVGAAVEEARRSPRSGATP; from the coding sequence ATGTCCCTGCTTCCCGACGACTTCGCCTACCTGCGGCAGCGCGTGCTGCGCCGCTCCGGGCTCGTGCTGGAGCCCGACACGTCCGCGCTGGTGGAGACGCGGCTCACGCCCCTCATGCGCGAGGAGCGGCTGCCGGACCTCTCCGCCCTGGTCGCGCGGCTGCGCTCGCAGCCGGAGGGCAGTCCGCTGCACCAGCGCCTGGCGGAGGCGCTGGCCAACCACGAGACGGCCTTCTTCCGCGACGCGCCCGTCTTCGAGGCCCTGCGCACCACGGTGCTGCCGGGCCTGCTGGCCAGGCGCGCCCGCACGCGGACGCTGCGCATCTGGTGCGCGGCGTGCGCCTACGGCCAGGAGCCCTACAGCATCGCGATGACGCTGGCGGAGGCCGGGCTGCTCATCACCGGATGGACGGTGCGCATCCTCGCCACCGACTTCTCCACCCGCGCCATCGTCCGTGCCTGCGAGGCCCGCTACGACGCGAAGGAGATCCACCGCGGCCTGACGCCCGAGCTGCGCCAGCGCTACTTCCGCCAGGAGCGCGACGGGTGGCGGCTGAACGAACACGTGCGCAGGCCGGTGGAGTTCCGGCCGCTCAACCTGATGGACGACTTCCCGCTGGAAGCGCCCGTGGACCTCGTCTTCCTGCGCAACGTGATGATCTACTGGGACGTGCCCACCCGGCGCGCGGTGCTCGCCCGCGTGCGGCGGATGCTCCACGCGGACAGCTACCTGGTGCTGGGCGCCGCGGAGGCCTCGCCCCTGATGGAGGACGGCTTCACGCGGCACCTGATGGGACAGACGAGCTGGTACCGCCCCACGCCCGCGTCCCAAGGCGTCGGCGCGGCCGTGGAGGAAGCGCGGCGCTCGCCCCGCTCCGGCGCTACACCTTGA
- a CDS encoding DUF481 domain-containing protein, with amino-acid sequence MNLVKSGGWVVLVVLLHASGAAAQIVNVQALFDEKAEPGPAAAIELGGDWRTGSTELFSIRGSLVGQLRSEREVWLGVIRGEYSFASGERIVSQVLEHVRYRRKFTDVVSGEVFAQHEYNEFRRLQFRALLGAGPRFILLNEESLGITFGVALMMEYERLRNDGEADAGDRYTDPRVSSYLLGRVKLMENINLVETVYFQPRVTRPSDLRVLNETIFAMTPNPRVTVGIGFNLTYDSAPPATVPPLDTQLRTTVGVKF; translated from the coding sequence ATGAATCTCGTGAAGTCGGGTGGGTGGGTGGTGCTGGTGGTGTTGCTCCATGCGAGCGGCGCGGCGGCACAAATCGTCAACGTGCAGGCGCTCTTCGACGAGAAGGCGGAGCCGGGGCCGGCCGCGGCCATCGAGCTGGGAGGCGACTGGCGCACGGGCAGCACCGAGCTGTTCTCCATTCGGGGCTCCCTGGTGGGCCAGCTGCGCTCCGAGCGCGAGGTCTGGCTGGGCGTCATCCGGGGTGAGTATTCGTTCGCCAGCGGCGAGCGCATCGTCAGCCAGGTGCTGGAGCACGTGCGCTACCGGCGCAAGTTCACGGACGTGGTGTCGGGCGAGGTCTTCGCGCAGCACGAGTACAACGAGTTCCGCCGGCTCCAGTTCCGGGCCCTGCTGGGCGCGGGGCCGCGCTTCATCCTGCTCAACGAAGAAAGCCTCGGGATCACCTTCGGGGTGGCGCTGATGATGGAGTACGAGCGGCTGCGCAATGACGGCGAGGCGGACGCGGGAGACCGCTACACGGACCCGAGAGTCTCCAGCTACCTGCTGGGGCGGGTGAAGCTGATGGAGAACATCAACCTCGTGGAGACGGTCTACTTCCAGCCGCGAGTCACCCGCCCCTCCGACCTGCGAGTCCTCAACGAGACGATCTTCGCGATGACGCCCAATCCCCGCGTCACGGTGGGCATCGGCTTCAACCTCACCTACGACAGCGCGCCGCCCGCGACGGTCCCGCCCCTCGACACGCAGTTGCGAACCACGGTGGGAGTGAAGTTTTGA
- a CDS encoding PhzF family phenazine biosynthesis protein, with protein sequence MQVHIIDAFTRTAGAGNRAGVVLDASALEVPTMQRTAAAVSASETAFLLSRPGDATVRLRYFTPVDEIPFCGHATVATFHLLAEKGLLRSPGQYTLECPGGTFHIELEPQGTQGTRVWITTPPPPVQPNTVALDALMATLGGTASQVDPSLPVIRQGHRLVVPLRRLADLEALTPRGAAMNALLMPHGLRGVYLFTREAKEEGSVAQARYFVPGFGILEDPVTGSAAGPLAAWLAEHGSLRLPEHGGTVSSRIEQGDTLGKPGRIDIQVTGRPGHIERARVGGVALTVMDATLLA encoded by the coding sequence ATGCAGGTTCACATCATCGACGCCTTCACCCGCACTGCCGGTGCAGGAAACCGCGCGGGCGTGGTGCTCGACGCCTCGGCGCTGGAGGTCCCCACGATGCAGCGGACCGCCGCGGCCGTCAGCGCGTCGGAGACCGCGTTCCTGCTGTCCCGGCCCGGCGACGCCACCGTGCGCCTGCGCTACTTCACGCCCGTGGACGAGATTCCCTTCTGCGGCCACGCCACGGTGGCCACCTTCCATCTCCTCGCGGAGAAGGGGCTCCTGCGAAGCCCGGGGCAATACACGCTGGAGTGCCCCGGTGGCACGTTCCACATCGAGCTGGAGCCCCAGGGCACGCAGGGGACGCGCGTGTGGATCACCACGCCCCCGCCGCCCGTGCAGCCCAACACCGTGGCGCTGGACGCGCTGATGGCCACGCTGGGCGGGACGGCGTCACAGGTGGACCCGTCGCTGCCGGTGATCCGCCAGGGCCACCGGCTGGTCGTGCCCCTCCGGCGGCTCGCGGACCTGGAAGCGCTGACGCCGCGAGGCGCGGCGATGAACGCGCTGCTGATGCCGCACGGCTTGCGCGGCGTCTACCTCTTCACCCGTGAAGCGAAGGAGGAGGGGAGCGTGGCCCAGGCGCGCTACTTCGTCCCAGGCTTCGGCATCCTGGAGGACCCCGTGACGGGCTCCGCCGCGGGACCGCTCGCGGCCTGGCTCGCCGAGCATGGGAGCCTTCGCCTCCCGGAGCACGGCGGCACGGTGTCGAGCCGCATCGAGCAGGGCGACACGCTCGGCAAGCCGGGCCGCATCGACATCCAGGTCACCGGCCGGCCAGGCCACATCGAGCGCGCCCGCGTCGGCGGGGTGGCCCTCACCGTGATGGACGCCACGCTGCTCGCGTAG
- the cheB gene encoding chemotaxis-specific protein-glutamate methyltransferase CheB — MNAIRVLVVDDAAVVRRQVSLLLGAAPGLEVVATAPNGRIALAKVEQFQPDVVLLDLEMPELDGLETLKLLRQRAPELPVVMFSALTERGGLLTLEALALGARDYVTKPTSAGGMNITVEAVRDELVRKLKALNVRMPTTTPAPSPAPAPVTREPPSRPRTPARVEAIVIGASTGGPGALVRLVSALPADLPVPVFIVQHMPPLFTRLLAERLQGVTPLTVREAVTGACVQAGEVWVAPGDFHLAVCRDATGVRLLTHQGPAENACRPAVDLLFRSAAEVYGAGVLAAVLTGMGQDGLRGCRRVIEAGGQVVVQDQASCVVGSMPGSVEQAGLADAVVPLDALALELARRVDARGRRT; from the coding sequence ATGAACGCCATCCGGGTCCTGGTGGTGGACGACGCGGCCGTGGTGCGGCGACAGGTGTCGCTGCTGCTGGGCGCGGCGCCGGGCCTGGAGGTCGTCGCCACCGCGCCCAATGGCCGCATCGCCCTGGCGAAGGTGGAGCAGTTCCAGCCGGACGTCGTGCTGCTGGACCTGGAGATGCCGGAGCTGGACGGGCTGGAGACGCTGAAGCTTTTGCGCCAGCGCGCCCCGGAGCTGCCCGTGGTGATGTTCAGCGCGCTCACCGAACGCGGGGGCCTGCTGACCCTGGAGGCGCTCGCGCTGGGGGCTCGCGACTACGTGACGAAGCCCACATCCGCGGGCGGGATGAACATCACCGTGGAGGCCGTGCGGGATGAGCTGGTGCGCAAGCTCAAGGCGCTGAACGTGCGCATGCCGACCACCACGCCGGCACCGTCACCCGCTCCGGCTCCGGTGACGCGCGAGCCCCCGTCCCGGCCGCGAACGCCCGCGCGGGTGGAGGCCATCGTCATCGGTGCATCCACGGGAGGCCCGGGCGCGCTGGTGCGCCTGGTGTCCGCGCTGCCCGCGGACCTGCCGGTGCCGGTGTTCATCGTGCAGCACATGCCGCCCCTCTTCACCCGGCTGCTCGCGGAGCGATTGCAGGGCGTGACGCCGCTCACCGTGCGCGAGGCGGTGACGGGCGCCTGCGTGCAGGCGGGCGAGGTGTGGGTCGCTCCCGGCGACTTCCATCTGGCCGTGTGCCGGGACGCGACGGGCGTGCGGCTGCTCACGCACCAGGGGCCGGCGGAGAACGCGTGCCGCCCGGCGGTGGACCTGCTCTTCCGCTCCGCGGCGGAGGTGTACGGCGCGGGGGTGCTGGCGGCGGTGCTCACCGGCATGGGCCAGGACGGGCTGCGCGGCTGCCGGCGGGTGATTGAAGCAGGCGGACAGGTGGTGGTGCAGGACCAGGCCAGCTGCGTCGTCGGCAGCATGCCGGGCTCGGTGGAACAGGCGGGGCTCGCGGATGCCGTGGTGCCCCTGGACGCGCTGGCCCTGGAGCTGGCGCGGCGCGTGGATGCGCGCGGACGGAGGACCTGA
- a CDS encoding chemotaxis protein CheW translates to MSGFRQLCSFQVGDHLFGLDIERVQEILLPPPLTRVPGAPSEVAGLLNLRGQIVPAIDLRRRLDLPEGTAPADAPHVVLRGDDGAVSLRVDAIGDILPFEKSDLAPLPDNLRGPLRSLLLGVHALPDRLLLVLSADAVVDGLSPASSAPASPSFPVLPQESR, encoded by the coding sequence ATGAGCGGCTTCCGCCAGCTGTGCTCGTTCCAGGTGGGCGACCACCTGTTCGGCCTGGACATCGAGCGGGTGCAGGAAATCCTGCTGCCGCCCCCGCTCACGCGCGTCCCTGGCGCTCCCTCGGAGGTGGCGGGGCTGCTCAACCTGCGCGGGCAGATCGTCCCCGCCATCGACCTGCGCCGCCGCCTGGACCTGCCTGAAGGCACCGCCCCCGCGGACGCGCCCCACGTCGTCCTGCGCGGCGACGACGGCGCGGTGAGCCTTCGCGTGGACGCCATTGGCGACATCCTCCCCTTCGAGAAGTCGGACCTGGCGCCGCTGCCGGACAACCTGCGCGGGCCGCTGCGCTCGCTGCTGTTGGGTGTCCATGCGCTGCCGGACCGGCTGCTGCTCGTGTTGTCCGCGGACGCGGTGGTGGACGGCCTCTCGCCCGCGTCCAGCGCTCCCGCCTCCCCTTCCTTCCCCGTGCTTCCCCAGGAGTCCCGCTGA
- a CDS encoding methyl-accepting chemotaxis protein: MARPTAPAVKTTPFQRLGGKAPLTAAVQKLYARVMTDALLKPHFRGVDMVELQRQMVAFLTRFLRGPGIYKGPSMRDVHAGMELKPHHFGRVVEHLASVLDELDVPGPVAREVLAAMGTSRDDSVAKAASRTTAVKRAPARASRTEGRRVAAASAPAARSSRRAPTPLGGALNEAVLDAARVNLFVLDADLAIVFSNAASSEAIERIGQTAAFRDGSGDVGSDFLAHFEHQLRLEEERLSDPASLPHEAHFAVGPTLLKARIDGISGRSGALTGYVVTWTDVTDQQRADTELARLRAMMENAPTCVMVADLDLKIVYLNPASRRLLQRVEKHLPVAADRVLGSHIDVFHRDVTYQRKILSNDKNLPVRANIPIGPETADLLVTAVYDGQGRYLGPMVTWELITEKLAVQQREKELDATLRGVFQEVMQHSQTLAASSQELSSVSQQMVSNAQETAAQATQVSAGAEQVSRNVQSVASGMEEVNANIREVARNASTAAKVAASAVKLADSTSSVVGKLGTSSQEIGKVIKVITSIAQQTNLLALNATIEAARAGEAGRGFAVVANEVKELARETARATEDIGQKIGTIQGDTEEVVNAILEIGATIGRINELQTSIASSVEEQTATAGEILRNVGEAAKGSQQISDNMAAVAEAARSTTEGAGSTQRSAVELAHMAQSLQRLVVQVDTSDKPARTK; this comes from the coding sequence ATGGCCCGCCCGACCGCGCCCGCCGTGAAAACCACCCCCTTCCAGCGCCTGGGCGGCAAGGCCCCCCTGACGGCCGCCGTGCAGAAGCTCTACGCGCGGGTGATGACGGACGCGCTGCTCAAGCCCCACTTCCGCGGCGTGGACATGGTCGAGCTGCAGCGCCAGATGGTCGCGTTCCTCACCCGCTTCCTGAGAGGGCCGGGCATCTACAAGGGCCCGTCGATGCGCGACGTGCACGCGGGCATGGAGCTCAAGCCCCATCACTTCGGGCGCGTCGTTGAACACCTGGCCAGCGTGCTGGATGAGCTGGACGTGCCGGGCCCTGTCGCTCGCGAGGTGCTGGCCGCCATGGGCACGTCGCGGGACGACAGCGTGGCGAAGGCCGCCTCCCGGACCACCGCTGTGAAGCGCGCTCCGGCGCGTGCCTCCCGCACGGAGGGACGCCGGGTCGCCGCGGCGTCCGCGCCCGCTGCCCGGTCCTCCCGCCGCGCGCCCACGCCGCTCGGTGGGGCCCTGAACGAGGCGGTGCTGGACGCGGCGCGGGTCAACCTGTTCGTGCTGGACGCGGACCTGGCCATCGTCTTCTCGAACGCGGCCTCCTCGGAGGCCATCGAGCGCATCGGGCAGACGGCCGCCTTCCGCGACGGCTCGGGGGACGTGGGGAGCGACTTCCTCGCCCACTTCGAGCATCAGCTGCGGCTGGAGGAGGAGCGGCTGAGCGACCCGGCGTCGCTGCCGCACGAGGCCCACTTCGCGGTGGGCCCCACGCTGCTCAAGGCGCGCATCGACGGCATCTCCGGCCGGAGCGGAGCGCTCACCGGCTACGTGGTGACGTGGACGGACGTCACGGATCAGCAGCGCGCGGACACGGAGCTGGCGCGCCTCAGGGCCATGATGGAGAACGCGCCCACCTGCGTGATGGTGGCCGATCTGGACCTGAAGATCGTCTACCTGAACCCCGCCTCGCGCCGGCTGTTGCAGCGCGTGGAGAAGCACCTGCCCGTCGCCGCGGACCGGGTGCTGGGCTCGCACATCGACGTCTTCCACCGGGACGTGACCTACCAGCGGAAGATCCTGTCCAACGACAAGAACCTGCCGGTGCGCGCGAACATCCCCATTGGCCCGGAGACCGCGGACCTGCTGGTGACGGCGGTGTACGACGGCCAGGGCCGCTACCTGGGCCCCATGGTGACGTGGGAGCTGATCACGGAGAAGCTCGCCGTGCAGCAGCGAGAGAAGGAGCTGGACGCCACCCTGCGCGGGGTCTTCCAGGAGGTGATGCAGCACTCGCAGACGCTCGCCGCGTCGTCGCAGGAGCTGTCCAGCGTCAGCCAGCAGATGGTGAGCAACGCGCAGGAGACCGCGGCGCAAGCCACCCAGGTGTCCGCCGGCGCCGAACAGGTCAGCCGCAACGTGCAGAGCGTCGCGTCCGGCATGGAGGAGGTCAACGCGAACATCCGCGAGGTGGCGCGCAACGCGAGCACCGCCGCCAAGGTGGCCGCGTCCGCGGTGAAGCTCGCGGACTCCACGTCCAGCGTCGTCGGCAAACTGGGCACGAGCAGCCAGGAGATCGGCAAGGTCATCAAGGTCATCACCTCCATCGCGCAGCAGACGAACCTGCTGGCGCTCAACGCGACCATCGAGGCGGCGCGCGCCGGTGAGGCGGGCCGGGGCTTCGCGGTGGTGGCCAACGAGGTGAAGGAACTGGCGCGCGAGACGGCCCGCGCCACGGAGGACATCGGCCAGAAGATCGGCACCATCCAGGGCGACACCGAGGAGGTGGTCAACGCCATCCTGGAGATCGGCGCCACCATCGGCCGCATCAACGAGCTGCAGACGTCCATCGCCTCCTCCGTGGAGGAGCAGACGGCCACCGCGGGGGAGATCCTCCGCAACGTGGGCGAGGCCGCCAAGGGCAGCCAGCAGATCTCCGACAACATGGCCGCCGTCGCGGAGGCCGCGCGCAGCACCACCGAGGGCGCGGGCAGCACGCAGCGCTCGGCGGTGGAGCTGGCCCACATGGCGCAGTCGCTGCAACGGCTGGTCGTGCAGGTGGACACGTCCGACAAGCCGGCGCGGACGAAGTAG
- a CDS encoding antibiotic biosynthesis monooxygenase family protein has protein sequence MVTIGMNYEVREGKADAFERKFALVLEAMRTLPAHVHTELFKSVAAPGRYLIVSEWHSREGFDAFVASEAFHRVTDWGASAILASRPRHEVYGDRASGAPMGRCPVAHAVR, from the coding sequence ATGGTCACCATCGGCATGAATTACGAAGTGCGTGAGGGCAAGGCGGACGCCTTCGAGCGGAAGTTCGCACTCGTGCTGGAGGCGATGCGCACGCTTCCGGCGCACGTGCACACGGAGCTGTTCAAGAGCGTGGCAGCGCCGGGGCGCTACCTCATCGTCTCCGAGTGGCACAGCCGCGAGGGCTTCGACGCCTTCGTCGCGTCCGAGGCCTTCCACCGCGTGACGGACTGGGGCGCCAGCGCCATCCTCGCGAGCCGGCCGCGCCACGAGGTGTATGGCGACAGGGCCTCCGGTGCACCCATGGGCCGCTGCCCGGTCGCGCACGCGGTGCGGTGA
- a CDS encoding Fic family protein, which translates to MKAPSPTEQLAPHREATRALDWALPALRADLAAAARQPFRETGAQEDFLHRHDAPAHEVQGPARTERFERALARVRQLADAGEPLTFARMVEVQSELLGGPTGFRTGDAFAWGGAHRYAHEPGLEAAFRDKVEADAGEARHPVAHATRLYLDLCFFHPFPDGNARAARLWLEYMLRRGQVPTPPLAPVVLWPKHPGDTVNYTRLARLLARTIAGPDAPCRNEVPE; encoded by the coding sequence GTGAAAGCCCCGTCCCCCACCGAGCAGCTCGCGCCCCACCGGGAGGCCACGCGCGCCCTGGACTGGGCGCTGCCCGCGCTCCGGGCGGACCTGGCGGCGGCGGCGCGGCAGCCCTTCCGGGAGACGGGCGCCCAGGAGGACTTCCTGCACCGGCATGACGCACCGGCCCATGAAGTCCAGGGGCCGGCGCGGACGGAGCGCTTCGAGCGGGCCCTGGCCCGGGTGCGCCAGCTCGCGGACGCGGGCGAGCCGCTGACCTTCGCCCGGATGGTGGAGGTCCAGTCGGAGCTCCTGGGCGGCCCCACGGGCTTCCGCACCGGGGACGCCTTCGCGTGGGGTGGCGCGCACCGCTACGCGCACGAGCCCGGCCTGGAGGCGGCCTTCCGCGACAAGGTGGAAGCGGACGCGGGGGAAGCGCGTCACCCGGTGGCACATGCCACGCGGTTGTACCTGGACCTGTGCTTCTTCCACCCCTTCCCGGACGGCAACGCCCGCGCGGCGCGGCTGTGGCTGGAATACATGCTGCGCCGGGGACAGGTGCCCACGCCTCCGCTGGCGCCCGTGGTGCTGTGGCCCAAGCACCCGGGAGACACGGTGAACTACACGCGGCTGGCGAGGCTGCTGGCCCGGACCATCGCGGGGCCGGACGCCCCGTGCCGCAACGAGGTGCCCGAATGA